Proteins co-encoded in one Marinobacter qingdaonensis genomic window:
- a CDS encoding ribonucleotide-diphosphate reductase subunit beta: MLDWDDEPKAQTTAAAGDRTGPAPVNVDDKRVINGETDINQLAPFKYPWAWEYFMNANKNHWTPLDVNMAQDVHDYHHRLTAPEKHVYENVLAYLTTSDILAMRNIGLAVMEKMSAPELQIYQARQVYEEAMHTWAYQHCIETLNLDQSEIYNRYRVVPAINGKIQIANRRLDAAMRPDMNLRNRDDLQEFIMSYLFFAAVFEGTWFYNGFSPIFALQRRGLMRGTGEQLQYILRDEAMHFSFGLKVVNQIVEEENITFDPKAVREMWDESEAAESAYANYILRDPILGYSAEYHSEQFRFVANRRARTVGLDEPFPGARNVSPWLDEQATMRKEKNFFETRVIEYQTGAQLEW, from the coding sequence ATGCTCGACTGGGACGACGAACCGAAAGCCCAGACCACAGCCGCCGCCGGTGACCGCACCGGCCCGGCGCCGGTCAACGTGGACGACAAGCGCGTGATCAACGGCGAGACCGACATCAACCAGTTGGCGCCGTTCAAGTACCCCTGGGCCTGGGAGTACTTCATGAACGCCAACAAGAACCACTGGACGCCGTTGGACGTGAACATGGCGCAGGACGTTCACGACTACCACCACCGGCTGACCGCCCCGGAGAAGCACGTGTACGAGAACGTGCTGGCCTATCTCACCACCTCCGACATCCTGGCCATGCGCAACATCGGCCTGGCGGTGATGGAGAAGATGAGCGCGCCCGAACTGCAGATCTACCAGGCCCGGCAGGTGTACGAGGAGGCCATGCACACCTGGGCCTACCAGCACTGCATCGAGACCCTGAACCTGGACCAGAGCGAGATCTACAACCGCTACCGGGTGGTACCGGCGATCAACGGCAAGATCCAGATCGCCAACCGCCGGCTGGACGCCGCCATGCGTCCGGACATGAACCTGCGCAACCGCGACGACCTGCAGGAATTCATCATGTCCTACCTGTTCTTCGCGGCGGTGTTCGAAGGCACCTGGTTCTACAACGGCTTCAGCCCGATCTTCGCGCTCCAGCGCCGCGGCCTGATGCGCGGCACCGGCGAGCAGCTGCAGTACATCCTGCGGGACGAGGCTATGCACTTCTCCTTCGGCCTGAAGGTGGTGAACCAGATCGTGGAGGAGGAAAACATCACCTTCGACCCGAAAGCCGTGCGCGAAATGTGGGACGAATCGGAGGCCGCCGAAAGCGCCTACGCCAACTACATCTTGCGCGACCCCATCCTCGGCTACTCCGCCGAGTACCACAGCGAGCAGTTCCGCTTCGTGGCTAACCGCCGCGCCCGCACCGTCGGCCTGGACGAGCCCTTCCCGGGCGCCCGGAACGTCTCGCCTTGGTTGGACGAGCAGGCCACCATGCGCAAGGAGAAGAACTTCTTTGAGACCCGGGTGATTGAATATCAGACGGGTGCGCAGTTGGAGTGGTAA
- a CDS encoding DUF6968 family protein has product MEYIAQRHLEAVKPSGERTEVVVAVGVPQKDEGNDSWACPVLMKGLHENLAAMHGIDSWQALKEAQKLVLSILVQFIEDGGKLYIFGEEAEVTLSEIYRYF; this is encoded by the coding sequence ATGGAATACATAGCCCAAAGACATCTTGAAGCAGTAAAGCCAAGCGGGGAACGTACAGAAGTAGTAGTGGCTGTTGGAGTTCCTCAAAAGGACGAGGGAAATGACTCTTGGGCATGCCCCGTATTAATGAAAGGACTCCATGAAAACCTAGCAGCAATGCATGGCATAGATTCATGGCAGGCTCTCAAAGAGGCTCAAAAGTTAGTATTGTCGATACTTGTTCAATTCATTGAAGATGGCGGCAAACTATATATCTTTGGAGAAGAAGCTGAGGTGACGCTAAGTGAAATCTATAGATACTTCTAA
- a CDS encoding DUF7282 domain-containing protein — protein MNKHVKTTAFVTALISGALIGGVAQAGHHGEAMVWGDDQSVAAGTVTAKKVMAEENGWLVVHRTDEAMKPGPVVAHAPLKKGKNMDVNAILTEEVKPGEMLMLMVHSEKGGMKTGIFEYTLGAKEDGPIKKDGKLVMTTITAQ, from the coding sequence ATGAACAAGCACGTAAAGACGACCGCTTTTGTGACCGCATTGATCTCTGGCGCCTTGATCGGTGGCGTGGCCCAGGCCGGACACCATGGCGAGGCCATGGTCTGGGGCGATGACCAGTCGGTGGCCGCGGGCACCGTCACCGCCAAGAAGGTGATGGCGGAAGAGAACGGCTGGCTGGTGGTGCACCGCACCGACGAGGCCATGAAGCCGGGTCCGGTGGTCGCGCACGCGCCCCTGAAAAAGGGCAAGAACATGGATGTGAACGCGATTCTGACCGAGGAAGTGAAGCCTGGTGAGATGCTGATGCTGATGGTGCACAGCGAGAAGGGCGGCATGAAAACCGGCATCTTCGAGTACACCCTGGGCGCCAAGGAAGACGGCCCGATCAAGAAGGACGGCAAGCTGGTGATGACCACCATCACCGCGCAATAA
- a CDS encoding YnfA family protein, whose amino-acid sequence MPELKTVGLFLVTALAEIVGCYLPYLWLREGKSVWLLVPGALSLAAFAWLLSLHPTAAGRVYAAYGGVYIFMAILWLWAVDGVRPTVWDLVGSGVALVGMAIIMFAPRTG is encoded by the coding sequence TTGCCTGAATTGAAAACCGTGGGCCTGTTCCTCGTTACCGCCCTGGCCGAAATCGTCGGCTGTTACCTGCCTTACCTATGGCTGCGCGAGGGCAAATCCGTTTGGCTTCTGGTGCCGGGAGCACTGAGCCTGGCCGCCTTCGCGTGGTTGCTGTCGTTGCACCCCACAGCCGCCGGCCGGGTGTATGCCGCATACGGGGGTGTGTATATCTTTATGGCCATCCTCTGGCTGTGGGCGGTGGACGGCGTTCGGCCAACCGTCTGGGATCTGGTCGGCTCCGGCGTGGCGCTGGTGGGCATGGCGATCATCATGTTTGCGCCACGCACTGGTTAA
- a CDS encoding molybdopterin-dependent oxidoreductase, with protein sequence MTDTKTHYRTCNICEAMCGLEIQHRDGDILSIKGDREDPFSQGHICPKAVALQDFYQDPDRLKTPLRKTADGWQDISWQEALEEIATRFRGLQAAHGQDAVGVYLGNPNAHNFGNAIMLPGFFKALGTNNRYSSASADQLPHHVAANYMLGAGMLIPIPDIDHTDFMLIIGANPIVSNGSLMTAPGVGKRLKAIQQRGGKVVVVDPRRTETAKKADQHLFIRPETDALLMLALAHTLFDEQRVTLGHLEPRIAGLAELAEAVKLYTPEAVAPACGIDAATIRTLARDMASARSAVCYSRMGASTQSFGGLCQWLNNVLNILTGNFDRRGGAMFPQPAFDLVRNKKGKPSSYGRYQSRVRKLPYFNNEFPVATLADEILTPGEGQIRAMITIAGNPVLSSPDGARLDQAFASLEFMVAVDIYLNETTRHADIILPATTGLEVPHFDVFFNAFAVRNTAKYSEPLFEKAPEQKHDWEILRDLALQLTGRDDDGTTPERMLDAGLRHGAYGKDGMSLDHLKAHPHGVDLGPLQPCLEQRLQTEDGMIQIAPQLFLDDLDRLDGLLQQASDQDYPFSLISRRLPRSHNTWTQNSHRLVKGRNPCTVQMSQGDAERLGLSDGQTAEVRSATGSIRLPVEITGDMFDGVISIPQGWGHNRSDTGMTVAATQPGVSINDVTDAGRVDALTGNAAFNGLRVAVRAA encoded by the coding sequence ATGACCGACACCAAGACCCACTACCGCACCTGCAACATCTGCGAGGCCATGTGCGGCCTGGAAATCCAGCATCGGGACGGCGACATCCTGTCCATCAAGGGCGACCGGGAGGATCCGTTCAGCCAGGGCCACATCTGCCCGAAGGCCGTGGCGCTGCAGGATTTCTACCAGGACCCGGACCGGCTGAAAACGCCACTGCGCAAAACCGCCGATGGCTGGCAGGACATCAGCTGGCAGGAGGCGCTGGAGGAAATCGCCACCCGGTTCCGCGGCCTGCAGGCGGCCCATGGCCAGGATGCCGTCGGGGTCTACCTCGGCAACCCCAACGCCCACAACTTCGGCAACGCCATCATGCTGCCGGGCTTCTTCAAGGCCCTGGGTACCAACAACCGCTACAGCTCGGCGTCCGCCGACCAGCTGCCCCACCACGTGGCGGCCAATTACATGCTGGGCGCGGGCATGCTGATCCCGATTCCGGACATCGACCACACCGATTTCATGCTCATCATCGGCGCCAACCCGATTGTCTCCAACGGCAGCCTGATGACCGCGCCGGGGGTGGGCAAGCGCCTGAAGGCCATCCAGCAGCGCGGCGGCAAAGTGGTGGTGGTCGACCCGCGCCGGACCGAAACCGCGAAAAAAGCCGACCAGCACCTGTTCATCCGGCCAGAAACCGACGCCCTGCTGATGCTGGCCCTGGCCCACACCCTGTTCGACGAGCAGCGGGTCACGCTGGGCCATCTGGAGCCCCGCATTGCCGGCCTGGCGGAGCTGGCCGAGGCGGTCAAACTCTACACCCCGGAGGCGGTGGCACCGGCCTGCGGCATCGACGCGGCCACCATCCGCACCCTGGCCCGGGACATGGCTTCGGCCCGGAGCGCGGTCTGCTACAGCCGCATGGGCGCCTCGACCCAGTCCTTCGGCGGCCTGTGCCAGTGGCTGAACAACGTGCTGAACATTTTGACCGGCAACTTCGACCGCCGGGGCGGGGCCATGTTTCCCCAGCCGGCGTTCGATCTGGTGCGCAACAAGAAAGGCAAGCCCAGCTCCTACGGCCGCTACCAGTCCCGGGTGCGCAAGCTGCCCTACTTCAACAACGAATTCCCGGTGGCCACCCTGGCCGACGAGATCCTAACCCCGGGTGAGGGCCAGATTCGCGCCATGATCACCATCGCCGGCAACCCGGTGCTGTCCAGCCCCGACGGCGCGCGCCTGGATCAGGCCTTTGCCAGCCTCGAGTTCATGGTGGCGGTGGACATCTACCTGAACGAGACCACCCGCCATGCCGACATCATCCTGCCGGCCACCACCGGACTGGAGGTGCCGCACTTCGACGTGTTCTTCAACGCCTTCGCGGTGCGCAACACCGCCAAGTATTCCGAGCCCCTGTTCGAGAAAGCGCCGGAGCAGAAGCACGACTGGGAAATCCTGCGCGACCTGGCCCTGCAACTGACCGGACGCGACGACGATGGCACCACCCCGGAGCGAATGCTGGACGCCGGCCTCCGGCACGGTGCCTACGGCAAGGACGGCATGAGCCTGGACCACCTGAAGGCCCATCCGCACGGCGTTGACCTGGGCCCCCTGCAGCCCTGCCTGGAACAACGGCTGCAGACCGAAGACGGGATGATCCAGATCGCACCCCAGCTGTTCCTGGACGATCTGGACCGGCTGGATGGCCTGTTGCAACAGGCGTCAGACCAGGACTATCCGTTCTCGCTGATCAGCCGCCGGCTGCCTCGCAGCCACAACACCTGGACCCAGAACTCGCACCGGCTGGTGAAAGGCAGGAACCCCTGCACGGTACAGATGAGCCAGGGGGACGCCGAACGGCTGGGGCTGAGTGATGGCCAGACCGCCGAGGTGCGGTCGGCCACCGGCAGTATCCGGCTGCCGGTGGAGATCACCGGGGACATGTTCGACGGCGTGATCAGCATTCCCCAGGGCTGGGGCCACAACCGCAGCGACACCGGCATGACCGTCGCCGCCACCCAGCCGGGGGTGAGCATCAACGATGTGACCGATGCCGGCCGGGTCGATGCCCTCACCGGCAACGCCGCGTTCAACGGTCTTCGGGTGGCGGTCCGGGCGGCCTGA
- a CDS encoding GDCCVxC domain-containing (seleno)protein, which produces MKPKLIAEITCPACGHKQVETMPEDACQYFYECKHCKTLLKPKPGDCCVFCSYGDTPCPPVQLDQSCC; this is translated from the coding sequence ATGAAGCCCAAACTCATCGCTGAGATCACCTGCCCGGCCTGCGGGCACAAGCAAGTGGAAACGATGCCGGAGGACGCGTGCCAGTACTTCTATGAGTGCAAGCACTGCAAGACCCTGCTGAAACCAAAGCCGGGTGATTGTTGCGTTTTCTGCTCCTACGGCGACACCCCCTGTCCGCCGGTTCAGCTCGATCAATCCTGTTGCTGA
- a CDS encoding sterol desaturase family protein: MDDQKLTMLVTAFILVTALWEVVSGRTRDGRKSKQDWRMAFLATFMMVAVQRPLVLLVLTLGLSTLMPGSAGSLAWLEQAYFWPTLIVFFCVEEFIHGSFHLFAHRRRPDNRILQWVQAFYKMNHRPHHMSGGQDNKGQLSVTQTFVNGWAWWLIMPNYTFQLLCLYLGLVEVFLIGTAFKGLWAAHTHVNWNYDLYFHNHRWAWVRKGMWALAHILVFPTQHHHHHARGPNSAKNVTSTLAIYDWLVFGTLAIETSKPKVYGWRQKEEEANSALKRYFCWDVRPYVPKG; the protein is encoded by the coding sequence ATGGACGATCAAAAACTGACGATGCTGGTCACGGCGTTTATCCTGGTCACCGCCCTCTGGGAGGTCGTGAGTGGCCGCACCCGCGATGGCCGCAAGAGCAAGCAGGACTGGCGCATGGCGTTCCTGGCCACGTTCATGATGGTGGCGGTGCAACGGCCGCTGGTGCTATTGGTCCTGACCCTGGGCCTGTCGACCCTGATGCCCGGCAGTGCCGGGTCACTGGCGTGGCTGGAGCAGGCCTACTTCTGGCCCACCCTGATCGTGTTCTTCTGTGTGGAGGAGTTTATCCACGGCAGTTTCCACCTATTTGCTCACCGCCGCCGGCCGGATAACCGGATCCTGCAGTGGGTTCAGGCCTTCTACAAGATGAACCACCGCCCGCACCACATGTCCGGTGGCCAGGACAACAAGGGCCAGTTGTCGGTGACCCAGACCTTCGTGAACGGGTGGGCCTGGTGGCTGATCATGCCCAACTACACCTTCCAGCTGCTGTGCCTGTACCTGGGGCTGGTGGAGGTGTTCCTGATCGGCACGGCGTTCAAGGGGCTCTGGGCGGCGCACACCCACGTCAACTGGAACTACGATCTGTATTTCCACAACCACCGTTGGGCCTGGGTCCGCAAGGGCATGTGGGCGCTGGCCCACATCCTGGTGTTCCCGACCCAACACCACCATCACCACGCCCGCGGCCCCAATTCCGCCAAGAACGTAACCTCCACCCTGGCGATCTACGACTGGCTGGTGTTCGGCACCCTGGCCATCGAGACCAGCAAACCCAAGGTCTACGGCTGGCGCCAGAAGGAAGAGGAGGCGAACAGCGCGCTGAAACGCTATTTTTGCTGGGATGTTCGACCCTACGTGCCTAAAGGCTAG
- a CDS encoding nitronate monooxygenase, producing MTIQQLLGIELPIIQAPMAGVQNHELAAAVSNAGGLGSLPCAMLSADGLRTELQALTEKTSQPYSVNFFCHTPPEPDAAAEQHWRETLAPYYRELGIDPDSITPQAGRAPFSAEAAEVLADFQPAVVSFHFGLPEPELMARIRAWGGKILSTATTVEEALWLEARGVDAIIAQGLEAGGHRGFFLTRDLNTQVGTLALVPQLVEAVEVPVIAAGGIADARGVQAAMALGAAGAQVGTAYLLCPEAHTKPVHRQALTSDASRVTALTNLFSGGAARGIVNRVMRELGPMSRAAPAFPLATTAIAPLRAKAESQGSGDFSPLWSGQNARGCQEIPAADLTRELAGVREA from the coding sequence ATGACCATCCAGCAACTGCTCGGCATCGAACTTCCCATCATCCAGGCGCCCATGGCCGGGGTGCAGAACCATGAGTTGGCCGCGGCGGTGTCCAACGCCGGGGGCCTGGGTTCTTTGCCCTGCGCCATGCTCAGTGCCGATGGCCTGCGCACGGAGCTGCAGGCGCTGACCGAGAAGACCTCCCAGCCCTACAGCGTCAATTTCTTCTGCCACACCCCGCCGGAACCGGACGCCGCCGCCGAGCAGCACTGGCGCGAGACCCTGGCGCCGTACTACCGGGAACTGGGCATCGACCCGGACAGCATCACCCCGCAGGCGGGCCGGGCGCCGTTCAGTGCCGAGGCGGCGGAGGTGCTGGCGGACTTCCAACCGGCGGTGGTGAGTTTTCATTTTGGCCTGCCGGAGCCCGAGCTGATGGCCCGCATTCGTGCCTGGGGCGGCAAGATCCTGTCCACCGCCACCACGGTGGAGGAGGCGCTCTGGCTGGAAGCCCGGGGGGTGGATGCCATCATTGCCCAGGGTCTGGAAGCCGGTGGCCATCGCGGGTTTTTCCTGACCCGCGACCTGAACACCCAGGTTGGTACCCTGGCCCTGGTGCCGCAGCTGGTGGAAGCGGTTGAGGTGCCGGTGATCGCCGCCGGCGGCATCGCCGATGCCCGGGGCGTGCAGGCGGCCATGGCTTTGGGCGCGGCCGGCGCCCAGGTCGGCACCGCGTATCTGCTGTGCCCGGAAGCCCATACCAAGCCGGTGCACCGGCAGGCCCTGACTTCCGACGCCAGCCGGGTCACCGCGCTGACCAACCTGTTCAGCGGCGGCGCGGCCCGGGGCATCGTCAATCGGGTGATGCGCGAGCTCGGGCCCATGAGCCGCGCGGCCCCGGCGTTCCCGCTCGCCACCACCGCCATTGCGCCCCTGCGGGCCAAGGCCGAAAGCCAGGGCAGTGGCGATTTCTCACCCCTGTGGAGTGGCCAGAACGCCCGCGGCTGCCAGGAGATTCCGGCCGCCGACCTTACCCGCGAGTTGGCAGGCGTGCGCGAGGCCTAA
- the merF gene encoding mercury resistance system transport protein MerF, producing the protein MKKGNRLLKIGAIGSAIAALCCFTPVLVWLFAVVGLSALVGYLDYVLLPTLAVFLVVLCIGFCQRHRDRSR; encoded by the coding sequence ATGAAGAAAGGGAATCGGCTTCTAAAGATCGGTGCCATTGGCAGCGCGATTGCAGCGCTTTGCTGCTTCACTCCGGTGCTGGTGTGGTTGTTTGCGGTTGTGGGGCTGTCGGCGTTGGTGGGGTATTTGGATTATGTGCTTCTGCCCACGCTCGCGGTGTTTCTCGTCGTGTTGTGCATCGGTTTTTGCCAGCGCCATCGTGATCGATCACGATAA
- a CDS encoding calcium/sodium antiporter, with translation MALMLFVAGLVFLVVGAELLVRGASRLAAVFGISPIVVGLTVVAFGTSAPELAVSVKSAFADQAGIALGNVVGSNIFNVLFILGLTALITPLTVSQRLIRLDVPLMIALSVTVLLFALNGVIGRVEGAVLVLALALYVGFAIVQSRRESPAVAGEYADEADRRGTGRWPTNVLLVVGGLVLLVLGAGWLVDGAIRFAQALGISELVIGLTVVAAGTSLPEVVTSVVAAIRGERDIAVGNVVGSNLFNIMGVLGVTALIAPEGIGVSAAALNFDIPVMIAVAFACLPILFTGGVISRQEAVVLLGYYVAYTLYLVLAATHHDALTPFSSVMLYFVIPLTVVTLGVIAVQELRRNAGVRPPGPPPEDR, from the coding sequence ATGGCGTTGATGTTGTTTGTGGCCGGCCTGGTGTTCCTGGTGGTGGGGGCCGAGCTGCTGGTGCGGGGCGCGTCCCGGCTGGCGGCGGTGTTCGGTATTTCCCCGATCGTGGTCGGCCTCACGGTGGTGGCCTTTGGCACCAGTGCGCCGGAGCTGGCGGTGAGCGTGAAATCGGCGTTCGCCGATCAGGCCGGCATCGCCCTGGGCAACGTGGTGGGCAGTAACATCTTCAACGTGCTGTTCATTCTGGGCCTGACCGCGCTGATTACCCCGCTGACCGTGTCTCAGCGCCTGATCCGCCTGGATGTGCCGCTGATGATTGCGCTCTCGGTGACGGTGTTGCTGTTTGCCCTCAACGGTGTCATCGGCCGGGTGGAGGGCGCCGTGCTGGTGCTGGCGCTGGCGCTGTATGTGGGGTTTGCCATCGTGCAGAGCCGGCGGGAAAGCCCGGCGGTGGCCGGGGAATACGCGGACGAGGCGGACCGGCGTGGCACCGGCCGCTGGCCAACCAACGTCCTGCTGGTGGTCGGGGGCCTGGTGCTGCTGGTGCTGGGCGCCGGTTGGCTGGTGGATGGCGCCATCCGGTTTGCCCAGGCCCTGGGCATCAGCGAGCTGGTGATCGGGCTGACCGTGGTCGCCGCCGGCACCTCGCTGCCCGAGGTGGTGACCTCGGTGGTTGCTGCCATCCGGGGCGAACGGGACATTGCCGTCGGCAACGTGGTGGGCAGCAACCTGTTCAACATCATGGGTGTGCTCGGGGTCACCGCGTTGATTGCGCCTGAGGGCATTGGCGTGTCCGCCGCCGCCCTGAACTTCGACATCCCGGTGATGATCGCCGTGGCCTTCGCCTGCTTGCCCATCCTGTTCACCGGTGGCGTCATCAGCCGCCAGGAAGCGGTGGTGCTGCTGGGCTACTACGTCGCCTACACGCTTTATCTGGTGCTGGCGGCGACCCACCACGACGCCCTGACGCCGTTCAGCAGCGTCATGCTCTATTTCGTCATTCCGTTGACCGTCGTCACCCTGGGGGTGATCGCGGTGCAGGAGCTGCGCCGGAACGCGGGCGTCAGGCCGCCCGGACCGCCACCCGAAGACCGTTGA
- a CDS encoding sigma-70 family RNA polymerase sigma factor, which translates to MLQDVPTNTDSSSQTTPTAATATEVSALIGRVAAGDRAGFAQLYQAMAPKLLGVVLRILRDRAWADDVVQETFLKVWHKAGLFDSKQSTPVAWLVSIARNGAIDELRKHPAGRTVTDDEMDQVAGREPTSQQTMEDQQAVKHLNECIDQLEKDRQDMVRLAYLNGWSRDQLASQYGQPLNTVKTQLRRALQAIKGCLES; encoded by the coding sequence ATGCTTCAAGATGTCCCGACGAATACCGATTCTTCCTCCCAAACGACCCCGACCGCTGCCACGGCGACGGAGGTCAGTGCCCTGATTGGCCGGGTGGCTGCCGGGGACCGTGCTGGCTTTGCTCAGCTCTATCAGGCCATGGCACCGAAACTTCTGGGGGTGGTGTTGCGTATCCTCCGGGACAGGGCCTGGGCCGATGATGTGGTGCAGGAAACCTTCTTGAAGGTCTGGCACAAGGCCGGGCTGTTCGACAGCAAGCAGTCGACGCCGGTGGCCTGGCTGGTGTCCATCGCCCGCAACGGCGCCATCGACGAGCTGCGCAAGCATCCCGCCGGGCGGACCGTTACCGACGATGAGATGGACCAGGTGGCCGGCCGGGAGCCGACGTCCCAGCAAACGATGGAAGACCAGCAAGCGGTGAAACACCTGAACGAGTGCATCGATCAACTGGAGAAGGACCGGCAGGACATGGTGCGGCTGGCGTACCTGAACGGCTGGTCCCGTGATCAACTGGCCAGCCAGTATGGGCAGCCGCTGAACACAGTGAAAACCCAGTTGCGCCGGGCGCTGCAGGCCATCAAGGGGTGTCTGGAATCATGA
- a CDS encoding TIGR03643 family protein: protein MYTDSEKSRIIEMAWEDRTPFEAIEAQFGLKEQDVIRFMRRNLKPGSFRLWRKRVSGRNTKHRRLRSPDVSRGFCPTQYKPR, encoded by the coding sequence GTGTATACCGACAGTGAGAAGTCCCGAATCATCGAGATGGCGTGGGAAGACCGGACCCCGTTCGAGGCTATCGAGGCCCAGTTCGGGCTGAAGGAGCAGGACGTGATCCGGTTCATGCGCCGCAACCTGAAACCCGGTAGTTTCAGACTCTGGCGCAAACGGGTGTCTGGCCGCAACACCAAACACCGGCGGCTGCGGTCGCCGGACGTCAGCCGCGGGTTCTGTCCCACCCAGTACAAACCCCGCTAA
- a CDS encoding LysR family transcriptional regulator: MKLNLRSVDLNLLPVFDAIMEAGQLSRAAETLGMSQPAISAALQRLRHTLGDPLFVRTHQGMLPTPRARELHGQLSQQLAAMRDTLDPANRFTPATSQRRFRVLSNDYFELVVLPALLARLRQEAPEVVVEVVLAADDAPQKLVTAEADVAVDAFAPENDRLRRQVLLEERLAVVARKQHPVLKGHCSKQQFLEAEHVVLPARNRRLPLDQILNEPGWQRRTGAQVTQFTSLLTTCSGSDLIATVPERLARQYAEALGLQTLPFPAEVPALPVYLLWSPVMDRDPAQQWFREHLLASVRT; this comes from the coding sequence ATGAAACTGAACTTACGAAGCGTCGACCTCAACCTGCTGCCGGTGTTCGATGCCATCATGGAGGCCGGCCAGCTCTCACGGGCGGCGGAAACCCTGGGCATGAGTCAGCCGGCCATCAGCGCCGCTTTGCAGCGCCTGCGCCACACCCTGGGCGACCCGCTGTTCGTGCGTACCCACCAGGGCATGCTGCCCACGCCCCGGGCCCGGGAACTGCACGGCCAGCTCAGCCAGCAGTTGGCGGCCATGCGCGACACCCTGGACCCGGCCAATCGCTTCACACCGGCCACCAGCCAGCGCCGCTTCCGGGTGCTGAGCAACGACTATTTCGAACTGGTGGTGTTGCCGGCGCTGCTGGCCCGACTGCGGCAGGAAGCGCCGGAGGTGGTGGTGGAAGTGGTGCTGGCCGCCGACGATGCGCCCCAGAAACTGGTCACCGCCGAGGCGGATGTGGCGGTGGATGCCTTTGCACCGGAGAACGACCGGTTACGGCGGCAGGTGCTGCTGGAAGAGCGACTGGCGGTGGTGGCGCGCAAGCAACACCCGGTCCTCAAGGGCCACTGCAGCAAGCAACAGTTCCTGGAGGCGGAACACGTGGTGCTGCCGGCGCGCAATCGCCGACTGCCCCTGGACCAGATCCTGAACGAACCGGGTTGGCAGCGGCGGACCGGCGCCCAGGTCACCCAGTTCACCAGCCTGCTGACCACCTGCAGCGGCTCCGACCTCATTGCCACCGTGCCCGAACGTCTGGCCCGCCAGTACGCCGAGGCCCTGGGCCTGCAGACCCTGCCATTTCCGGCCGAAGTCCCGGCCCTGCCGGTGTACCTGTTGTGGTCACCGGTGATGGACAGGGACCCGGCCCAGCAGTGGTTCCGCGAGCACCTGCTGGCCAGCGTCAGAACCTGA
- a CDS encoding anti-sigma factor, with product MTERDDLDLQIAEFVLGTLPADERDALRAQREQDAALDRRIAAWEERLAGMADDVAPVAPDPELFARIERLLDQGAPAAPQADADSSGQVVRLNRQLRRWRWSTAVASAAALVLVAVLMLQPEPAPSSFVAVFQHNDQQPAFLLTVDLEQRRLNIRPVTAQAQPDKSYQLWIKADELGPNPRSVGVLGQNLELDQGALSGYDPALLREATFGISLEPPGGSPTGQPTGPAIHGYLYPAGAEKN from the coding sequence ATGACCGAGCGCGACGACCTGGACCTACAGATTGCAGAGTTCGTGCTGGGGACGCTGCCGGCGGACGAGCGCGATGCCTTGCGCGCGCAACGGGAACAGGATGCCGCCCTGGACCGGCGCATCGCCGCCTGGGAAGAGCGCCTGGCAGGCATGGCCGATGACGTGGCGCCGGTGGCACCAGACCCGGAACTGTTTGCCCGCATTGAGCGCCTGCTGGACCAGGGCGCGCCGGCGGCGCCGCAAGCCGATGCCGATTCGTCGGGTCAGGTGGTCCGCCTGAACCGTCAGCTCAGGCGCTGGCGCTGGAGCACGGCCGTCGCCTCGGCCGCGGCCTTGGTGCTGGTCGCGGTGCTGATGCTTCAGCCTGAGCCGGCGCCGTCCTCGTTTGTGGCGGTGTTCCAGCACAACGACCAGCAGCCGGCCTTCCTGCTGACGGTTGACCTGGAGCAGCGCCGGCTGAACATCCGCCCGGTCACGGCGCAGGCCCAGCCGGACAAGTCCTACCAGCTGTGGATAAAGGCCGACGAACTGGGCCCCAACCCGCGCTCGGTCGGGGTCCTGGGCCAGAACCTGGAGCTGGACCAAGGCGCCCTGAGTGGATACGACCCGGCCTTGCTGCGTGAGGCGACCTTTGGCATCAGCCTGGAGCCGCCGGGCGGCTCCCCCACCGGCCAGCCCACCGGTCCGGCCATCCACGGCTACCTGTATCCGGCCGGTGCGGAAAAAAACTGA
- a CDS encoding nickel-binding protein: MPKFIDSHAMSPFTADELKKLQNSPPDEFGVTHHDILFSEQDDKIYCVLDAPDAEAIHRHHAKAGITCDWVHQVESTRR, encoded by the coding sequence ATGCCTAAGTTCATCGACTCTCATGCAATGTCGCCATTCACAGCGGATGAGCTGAAGAAGTTGCAGAACTCGCCGCCGGATGAGTTTGGCGTTACGCACCATGACATCCTGTTCAGCGAACAGGACGACAAGATCTATTGCGTGCTGGATGCCCCGGATGCGGAAGCGATTCATAGGCATCACGCAAAGGCCGGCATCACATGTGATTGGGTCCATCAGGTGGAATCAACACGTAGGTGA